GCGCGGTCATTTCGCCTAGCAGCCTCAACAGTGCCAGCTTCGGTAACGATGGCCTGTCTATCGACAGTTCGGCGCCGATCCAGAGCGCCTTCAACCTGTTCCTCTCTGCCCGCAATCACGGGATCGGGGCGATCCTCAGCGCGCTGTCTTCCAACGGGCTGTCGCAGTTGCTCGCGCAGCCGACGCTGCTGGTGCGTTCGGGCGAGCAGGCCAGCTTCCTGGCCGGCGGCGAGTTTCCCGTCCCGGTGCCGCAGAACACCGGCGGCACCGGCAATACGATCTCGATCCAGTACAAGGAATTCGGCGTTCGCCTGTCCGTGACGCCTTATGTTCTCTCGCCCGAGCATATCGTGCTCAAGCTTTCTCCCGAAGTCAGCGAACTGGACTACAACAACGGTGTCCAGCTTCAGGGCTACGTGGTTCCCGGAATTCGTCGCCGCTCGGCAGAGACGACCGTGGAACTGGGCAGCGGCCAGAGCTTCGTGATTGCTGGCCTCAACTATAGCAATAGCGCGGTGACCAAGGACAAGGTGCCTTTCCTCGGCGATATTCCGGTGCTCGGCGCCTTCTTCAAGCGCCAGCAGAACCAGAAGGAACGGCAGGAGCTGATCATCGTGGCCACGCCGCGCCTGGTCGAGCCCGATGCGGTTCCACCGCTGCTGACGAATGCCACCCGTAAACTCGATCCCGGCATCGGCGACATGATCGTCGGTAATGACGGGGTGGAGAAAGCCGTTGCCGCCTTTGGCGTTGTGAGGCCCTGACATGCCGAAAATCCACCTTCTCTCGGTAGACCGCACTCTGGCGCAGCGCATTGCCGAAGCGATGGGCGAGCATGTCTCGGTCGAGATCGTGCAGTCGCTCGACCAGGGCGATGTCGATGGGCCGGGCATCGTCGTGATCGATCACGCCTCGGTGCCGGCGGAGCGTTCGCTGGCCTCGTCGATCGGGGAAGTGGCACAGGCCGCGCCCGGACGCGCCGTGGTTGTGGCCACGGAGGATATGTACGCCGGGCAAGTGCTGCAGGCGATCCGGGCCGGCGCGGCAGACGTGCTTCCGCGCAGCGCGAGCGGCACCGAAATCTCCGAAATCCTGACGCGCGTGCTCAACAGTGCGCTGGCCACGCAGGGCCGGCTGGGCCGCCTGACCATGGTTCTGGGTAACGATCGCGAGGCAACCGCGATGCTGGCCACCGACATGGCCCTGGCGTTCAGCCTCAACCAAACCCCGACCCTGCTTGTCGATTTTACCCTGCCTTCCAGTACGGCCGAAGCCTATCTCGATCTCAAGGTCGATTATGGCCTTGCCTCCGCCGTCGCCGATCTCGACCGGATGGACACCAGCCTGCTGGCCGACGCACTGGCGCGCCATGAGGCGAGCGGGCTTTCGCTCATCACCTTCGATGGTGGCACCGGCAGCGAGCCGGTGGGCATCGGTCCCAATGATGTCGTCGGCCTGATCCAGCTGCTTCGCGCGAATTTCGTTCAGGTGGTGGTCTGTGCCGGAAGCCTGCGCCATGGCGGATTGCTGCGCGAACTGGCGTCGCAGGCTCAGGCGATCGAGATCGTCTGCAGCCAGTCGATCCGTGAACTGGAAGCGTGCCGTCGCCTCATGGACAAGGTGTCGCTCGACACTGCCAGCGGATCGCGCACGCGGCTTATGGTATGGGACTATGAACCGCGCATCCTGCTCGATGGTCGCCGGATGGCCGACGCGCTGGGTATCGAGGCGCTCATGGGCGTGCCGACCGACCGGATCCGGACTGCGAACGCGCTCAATGCCGGGCGTCCCCTGATGTTCGACCGGGAAAGCGGACCGTACATCCAGGCGGTTCGCCGGGCCTGCAACATCGCCGCGCCCGTGAAAAGCGGCAAGGGCAGCATCGACCGGATGCGCCGCGCGATCCTGCGCTCGGTGGAGCGCACCGCATGAGCCTTCTCACCAACGAGGAACTGCACGAAGGGCTTTCGGCCGGCCGCCGCAAGTCTGCGGTGACACAGCCGTCCGCGCAGCGGATGAGCGACAGTTACCAGGCGGTCAAGGCGCTCACTTGCCAGCAGGTGATCGAACAGCTGGAAACCCAGGGCGTCACCGCGGAATCGCTCGACCAGCGCACCCTTAGGCACGAGATCGAACAGGTCATCAACAGCCGCAGCCGGCGCGGGCAGCTTGCGCTCAACAGCGCCGAGCGGCTGCTGCTGATCGAGGACGTGGAAGACGAAGTCGTCGGCCTGGGTCCGCTTGCACCGCTGCTGCGGGACAACACGATCGACGACATCATCGTCAACGGCGCCAATACCATCTACGCCGAGCGCGGCGGTCTCTTGTCGCGGGTGGAAACGCGTTTTCGCGACGACGCGCATCTGATGAATATCATCCAGCGCATCGTCGGTCCGATCGGGCGGCGCGTGGACGAGGCGACACCGTTCTGCGACGCGCGCCTGGCTGACGGTTCTCGCGTCAACATCGTCATTCCGCCCATCGCGCTCGACGGGCCGCTGGTATCGATCCGCAAGTTCCGCCTTCAGGCGCTGACCCTCGACGATTGCGTCGCCAGCGGAGTGATGAGCGCGCCGATGGCGACTTACCTCACCAGCGCGGTGCGCTCGCGCCTCAATGTCCTGATCTGCGGGGGCACCGGTGCCGGCAAGTCGACGCTGCTCAACGTGCTCTCCAGTTGCATCGGCAATCATGAGCGGCTCGTGACGATCGAGGACGCGGCCGAGCTGCAGCTCTGCCAGGACCACGTCGTCCGGCTGGAAACCCGTCCTCCCAATGTCGATGGCAGCCGCGAGGTCAGCTCCCGCGATCTCGTCCGCAACGCGCTGCGCATGAGGCCCGACCGGATCATCCTTGGCGAGGTGCGCGGCGTGGAAGCCGTGGAGATGCTTCAGGCCATGTCGACCGGGCATGACGGTTCGATGGCAACCCTGCACGGCAATTCGCCGCGCGACGCGCTTTCGCGACTTGAAATGCTGCTGGGCTTCGCGGGGCAGCAAAGCGACATCCGGGCAGTGCGCCGTTTCGTGGCCAACAGCGTCCATGTGATCGTCAATATCCAGCGCCTGAGCAGCGGCGTCCGCCGCGTGACTTCGGTGACCGAGGTGACCGGCGTGGAAGGCGATGCCTTCACGCTCAACGAACTCTTCCGCTTCGATGAGCAGCCGCCGATGTCCGGGGAAGGGACGTTCCAGACGCTGTCGCCCCGGCCCTATCATGCCGCGCGGCTCAAGGACTATCCGATGCCGAGCCTGACCAAGACCCGCGTCGCCAATGGAGTGGCCGCGGCATGGTGAGCGGCGGGGCCTATCTTATCCTTGCCTTCCTGATCGTGGGCCTGATCGCGTTCTACCTTACCGGCGAACGCGCCAAGGGCCTTTCCGCCATCGATCGCCGTCTTGCCGCGATGGCCGGTCCCGAAGCCGCGCCGGTGCGTTCTGTCACCGCCATATCGGTGCCGGAGCGGATCGCTCCGCTCATGGCGCAGGCCCAGCTCGAAATCACGGTGCCGACGGTACGACTGCTCGCCGGCATCGGCCTCGCGCTGGTCTTCCTCGTGCTGGTGCTGGCCGGACCGGTCGCTGCACTGGCCCTGCTGCTAGGACTGCCGATGGCGGGCCTGTCATGGCTTCGCGAGCGCGCCCGCAAGCGCGTGGAGGCGCTTACCGAAGCCCTACCGCTCTATCTCGACGGTGTGCGTCAGCTTCAGGCGGTGGGCAATTCGCTGTCACAGGCACTGGCACGCGCCCTGGCGGATGCATCGCCGGTCGTCCGCTCCTATTTCGACACGGCTGCGCGGCGGCTGGAAATGGGCGCGCCGGTAGCCGAGACGATGCAGCAGCTTGCCGACCGCATCCAGGTGCCGGAAGTCTCGATGATTGCGGCCGCCATCCGCACGAACCTGCGCTACGGCGGTTCGATCGGCGCGGTGTTCGGCAACCTTTCGCATATCCTGCGCGAACGGCTGCGCATCCGGCGCGAGCTCGTCGCGGCAACCTCGGAGGCGAAAGTCAGCTCGCGCGTGCTGATCGCCATGCCGCTTCTGGCAATGGTGGGGTTGGTGCTGATGAACCCCTCCTATCTCGAGTTCTTCATCAAGGACCCGCGCGGGCAATCGCTTTCGCTCGTCGCGCTGGGGCTGGAAGCGGTGGGCGTGCTGATTATCCGCCGCATGCTGAGGCTCGAATTCTGATGCAGTCGCTGGCCTCCTTCCTGCTTTTCGGCCTGGCCCTTGGCAGTCTGCTGATGGTGCTGGCCGGAGTGCGCCTGCTGAACGCAGACAACCGCCTGCGCGCCCGCATCGACGGTGCCTCGGGCGCTGCCACGGGATTGACGGGCAAGTTGCCGTTTCCCTTGCCGCGCATGTTCACCGTGCGC
The DNA window shown above is from Novosphingobium sp. RL4 and carries:
- a CDS encoding type II and III secretion system protein family protein, coding for MIASCLLACASTLAPAFAHAQEQESLQVDDQRTLSFPKAIGRVEVSRENVIGISAPTAQSLRIKALATGDALLTVFAQDGTVLGERNVRVGAPGMSAQNANYRPGEKVVAVDVQFAAVSSSTLKALGFSFSKLAGDLQGAVISPSSLNSASFGNDGLSIDSSAPIQSAFNLFLSARNHGIGAILSALSSNGLSQLLAQPTLLVRSGEQASFLAGGEFPVPVPQNTGGTGNTISIQYKEFGVRLSVTPYVLSPEHIVLKLSPEVSELDYNNGVQLQGYVVPGIRRRSAETTVELGSGQSFVIAGLNYSNSAVTKDKVPFLGDIPVLGAFFKRQQNQKERQELIIVATPRLVEPDAVPPLLTNATRKLDPGIGDMIVGNDGVEKAVAAFGVVRP
- a CDS encoding AAA family ATPase, which codes for MPKIHLLSVDRTLAQRIAEAMGEHVSVEIVQSLDQGDVDGPGIVVIDHASVPAERSLASSIGEVAQAAPGRAVVVATEDMYAGQVLQAIRAGAADVLPRSASGTEISEILTRVLNSALATQGRLGRLTMVLGNDREATAMLATDMALAFSLNQTPTLLVDFTLPSSTAEAYLDLKVDYGLASAVADLDRMDTSLLADALARHEASGLSLITFDGGTGSEPVGIGPNDVVGLIQLLRANFVQVVVCAGSLRHGGLLRELASQAQAIEIVCSQSIRELEACRRLMDKVSLDTASGSRTRLMVWDYEPRILLDGRRMADALGIEALMGVPTDRIRTANALNAGRPLMFDRESGPYIQAVRRACNIAAPVKSGKGSIDRMRRAILRSVERTA
- a CDS encoding CpaF family protein produces the protein MSLLTNEELHEGLSAGRRKSAVTQPSAQRMSDSYQAVKALTCQQVIEQLETQGVTAESLDQRTLRHEIEQVINSRSRRGQLALNSAERLLLIEDVEDEVVGLGPLAPLLRDNTIDDIIVNGANTIYAERGGLLSRVETRFRDDAHLMNIIQRIVGPIGRRVDEATPFCDARLADGSRVNIVIPPIALDGPLVSIRKFRLQALTLDDCVASGVMSAPMATYLTSAVRSRLNVLICGGTGAGKSTLLNVLSSCIGNHERLVTIEDAAELQLCQDHVVRLETRPPNVDGSREVSSRDLVRNALRMRPDRIILGEVRGVEAVEMLQAMSTGHDGSMATLHGNSPRDALSRLEMLLGFAGQQSDIRAVRRFVANSVHVIVNIQRLSSGVRRVTSVTEVTGVEGDAFTLNELFRFDEQPPMSGEGTFQTLSPRPYHAARLKDYPMPSLTKTRVANGVAAAW
- a CDS encoding type II secretion system F family protein is translated as MVSGGAYLILAFLIVGLIAFYLTGERAKGLSAIDRRLAAMAGPEAAPVRSVTAISVPERIAPLMAQAQLEITVPTVRLLAGIGLALVFLVLVLAGPVAALALLLGLPMAGLSWLRERARKRVEALTEALPLYLDGVRQLQAVGNSLSQALARALADASPVVRSYFDTAARRLEMGAPVAETMQQLADRIQVPEVSMIAAAIRTNLRYGGSIGAVFGNLSHILRERLRIRRELVAATSEAKVSSRVLIAMPLLAMVGLVLMNPSYLEFFIKDPRGQSLSLVALGLEAVGVLIIRRMLRLEF